The following are encoded together in the Tursiops truncatus isolate mTurTru1 chromosome 10, mTurTru1.mat.Y, whole genome shotgun sequence genome:
- the JARID2 gene encoding protein Jumonji isoform X9, whose translation MSSLGTSAASAKKMREVRPSPSKTVKYTATVTKGTVTYTKAKRELVKETKPNHHKPSSAVNHTISGKTESSNAKTRKQVLSLGGASKSTGHTVNGLKVSGRLNPKSCTKEGGGRQLREGLRNSKRRLEEAPPGDKPQSPPKKMKGEAGAAEGPGRKAAPAPAEKVPPGGHGKKEVPERSLERNRPKRVSAGKGPPGRQAHGKPDGAPCENRSTSQSEPLPRPHEATAKAEKGAGRAGWAAMDEIPVLRPSAKEFHDPLVYIESVRPQVEKYGMCRVIPPPDWRPECKLNDEMRFVTQIQHIHKLGRRWGPNVQRLACIKKHLRSQGITMDELPLIGGCELDLACFFRLINEMGGMQQVTDLKKWNKLADMLRIPKTAQDRLAKLQEAYCQYLLSYDSLSPEEHRRLEKEVLMEKESLERRKGPLEGHTEQDYNRFHPLPRFEPKNGLINGVAHRNGFRSKLKEVGPAQLKTGRRRLFAQEKEVVKEEDDRGILSDFHKCIYKGRSVSLTTFYRTARNIMNMCFSKEPAPAEIEQEYWRLVEEKDCHVAVHCGKVDTNTHGSGFPVGKSEPFSRHGWNLTVLPNNTGSILRHLGAVPGVTIPWLNIGMVFSTSCWSRDQNHLPYIDYLHTGADCIWYCIPAEEENKLEDVVHTLLQANGTPGLQMLESNVMISPEVLCREGIKVHRTVQQSGQFVVCFPGSFVSKVCCGYSVSETVHFATTQWTSMGFETAKEMKRRHIAKPFSMEKLLYQIAQAEAKKENGPTLSTISALLDELRDTELRQRRQLFEAGLHSSARYGSHEGSSAAPDGKKKPRKWLQLETSERRCQICQHLCYLSMVVQENENVVFCLECALRHVEKQKSCRGLKLMYRYDEVSASRGGSGPLPAWSMSQLVVTACSRPGSRCLLAGRCLTWWEGSSLRQGGGVGRSGSSSTGLERPGAEAAGTFVLVRALSCPSEPVRSALSSAFPPGLGASVRKEFGFRAWLPHCLEGTVPSSPVGAQNRPRPKSAGPSQGSPSLQAEGRFGGLAAASIWSLCPQSSPGLGLRSLPGPSPAGPGPLGHKVPIAVPVCPCRCPSPAAASGSAVGLRVVNFRACGHLLSYGQHPCPCPYPGASADTEPFTVCS comes from the exons ATGTCATCTCTGGGTACCAGTGCAGCCAGTGCCAAAAAGATGCGCGAAGTCAGACCTTCACCGTCCAAAACTGTGAAGTACACTGCAACGGTGACGAAGGGGACTGTCACATACACCAAAGCCAAGAGGGAACTGGTCAAGGAAACCAAACCTAATCACCACAAGCCCAGTTCAGCTGTCAACCACACAATCTCAGGGAAAACTGAAAGTAGCAATGCAAAAACCCGAAAACAGGTGCTATCCCTCGGGGGGGCGTCCAAGTCCACCGGGCACACCGTCAATGGCCTCAAGGTCAGTGGCAGGTTGAACCCAAAGTCATGCACTAAGGAGGGCGGGGGGCGGCAGCTGAGGGAGGGTCTGCGGAACTCCAAGCGGAGGCTGGAAGAGGCGCCCCCGGGCGACAAGCCGCAGTCGCCCCCCAAGAAGATGAAGGGGGAGGCGGGTGCTGCGGAGGGTCCCGGCAGGAAGGCGGCCCCGGCCCCCGCGGAGAAGGTGCCGCCTGGCGGCCACGGGAAGAAGGAGGTGCCCGAGCGGAGCCTGGAGAGGAACCGGCCGAAGCGGGTGTCGGCCGGCAAGGGCCCGCCGGGCAGACAAGCACACGGCAAGCCGGACGGCGCCCCCTGTGAAAATCGTTCTACCTCGCAATCGGAGCCCCTGCCCCGGCCGCACGAGGCGACGGCCAAGGCCGAGAAGGGGGCTGGCAGGGCCGGGTGGGCGGCCATGGACGAGATCCCCGTCTTGCGGCCGTCGGCCAAGGAGTTCCACGACCCGCTCGTCTACATCGAGTCGGTGCGCCCTCAGGTGGAGAAGTACGGCATGTGCAGGGTGATCCCGCCCCCGGACTGGCGGCCCGAGTGCAAGCTCAACGACGAGATGCGCTTCGTCACGCAGATCCAGCACATCCACAAGCTGGGTCGGCGCTGGGGCCCCAACGTGCAGCGGCTGGCCTGCATCAAGAAGCACCTCAGATCTCAGGGCATCACCATGGACGAGCTCCCACTCATAG GAGGCTGTGAGCTCGACCTGGCCTGCTTTTTCCGGCTGATTAACGAGATGGGCGGCATGCAGCAAGTGACTGACCTCAAAAAATGGAACAAACTAGCAGACATGCTGCGCATCCCCAAAACCGCCCAGGACCGGCTGGCCAAGCTGCAGGAGGCCTACTGCCAGTACCTGCTCTCCTATGACTCCCTGTCCCCTGAGGAGCACCGGCGCCTGGAGAAGGAGGTGCTGATGGAGAAGGAGAGCCTGGAGAGGCGCAAGGGGCCCCTGGAGGGCCACACGGAGCAGGACTACAACCGCTTCCACCCACTGCCCCGCTTCGAGCCCAAGAACGGGCTCATTAACGGCGTGGCCCACAGGAACGGCTTCCGCAGCAAGCTGAAGGAGGTGGGCCCCGCGCAGCTCAAGACGGGGCGGCGGCGACTCTTTGCTCAGGAAAAGGAGGTGGTGAAGGAGGAGGACGACAGAGGCATCCTCAGCGACTTCCACAAGTGCATATACAAG ggGAGGTCTGTTTCTTTAACGACTTTTTACCGAACAGCAAGAAATATCATGAACATGTGCTTCAGCAAGGAGCCCGCACCAGCTGAAATCGAG CAAGAGTACTGGAGGCTCGTGGAGGAGAAGGACTGCCATGTGGCCGTGCACTGCGGCAAGGTGGACACCAACACCCACGGCAGCGGCTTCCCGGTGGGAAAATCAGAACCGTTTTCAAG ACACGGATGGAACCTCACCGTCCTCCCCAATAACACAGGCTCCATCCTGCGTCACCTTGGTGCTGTGCCTG GAGTGACAATTCCCTGGCTAAATATTGGCATGGTCTTTTCTACCTCATGCTGGTCTCGAGACCAAAACCACCTTCCCTACATTGACTACTTACACACTGGTGCTGACTGCATTTG GTATTGCATTCCTGCTGAGGAGGAGAACAAGCTCGAGGACGTGGTGCACACCCTGCTGCAAGCCAACGGCACCCCCGGCCTGCAGATGCTCGAGAGCAACGTCATG ATCTCCCCGGAGGTGCTGTGCAGGGAGGGGATCAAGGTGCACAGGACGGTGCAGCAGAGCGGCCAGTTTGTCGTCTGCTTCCCGGGATCCTTTGTGTCCAAAGTGTGTTGCGGCTACAGCGTCTCTGAGACCGTGCACTTCGCCACCACCCAGTGGACGAGTATGGGCTTCGAGACAGCCAAG GAGATGAAGCGTCGCCACATAGCTAAGCCATTCTCCATGGAGAAGTTACTCTACCAGATCGCACAAGCGGAAGCGAAAAAGGAAAACGGTCCCACTCTCAGTACCATCTCAGCCCTTTTGGATGAGCTCAG GGACACGGAGCTGCGGCAGCGGCGGCAGCTGTTCGAGGCCGGCCTCCATTCCTCCGCCCGCTACGGCAGCCACGAGGGCAGCAGTGCCGCGCCCGACGGGAAGAAAAAGCCTCGGAAGTGGCTGCAGCTGGAGACCTCGGAGAGGAGGTGTCAGATCTGTCAGCACCTGTGCTACCTGTCCATG GTCGTGCAGGAGAACGAGAATGTGGTCTTCTGCCTGGAGTGTGCCCTGCGCCACGTGGAGAAGCAGAAGTCCTGCCGCGGCCTGAAGCTCATGTACCGCTACGACGAGGTCAGTGCCTCGCGGGGTGGCAGCGGTCCCCTGCCCGCGTGGTCCATGTCACAGCTCGTCGTGACCGCGTGCAGCCGGCCTGGTTCCAGGTGCCTTCTGGCCGGACGGTGCCTGACGTGGTGGGAAGGTAGCTCCTTGCGCCAAGGTGGGGGAGTGGGCAGGTCCGGCTCGAGTTCCACTGGCCTGGAGAGACCAGGAGCTGAGGCTGCAGGGACTTTTGTCCTTGTCCGCGCTTTGTCGTGCCCGAGCGAGCCTGTCCGCAGCGCGCTCAGCTCTGCTTTCCCTCCTGGCCTCGGTGCCTCGGTTCGTAAAGAGTTCGGTTTCAGGGCGTGGCTGCCCCACTGTCTGGAGGGGACTGTGCCTTCATCTCCAGTCGGGGCCCAGAACAGACCGAGACCGAAATCGGCAGGGCCAAGCCAGGgctccccttccctccaggccGAGGGCCGCTTCGGGGGCCTTGCGGCTGCGTCCATCTGGTCTCTGTGTCCTCAGAGCAGCCCGGGACTCGGCCTGAGGAGCCTTCCTGGCCCCAGCCCCGCGGGGCCGGGGCCTCTGGGACACAAAGTGCCGATCGCCGTGCCCGTCTGCCCGTGTCGGTGTCCCTCCCCCGCAGCTGCCAGCGGTTCTGCTGTGGGTCTGCGCGTGGTGAACTTCAGAGCCTGCGGCCACTTGCTGAGCTATGGGCAGCACCCGTGCCCTTGTCCTTACCCCGGGGCCTCGGCAGACACGGAGCCTTTCACTGTTTGCTCCTGA